CAGGTGGTGCTGGGGCATTGCCCGTTCAGCGCCATCATTGCGCAGCACCCCGAGTTATGCCAGATGGATGCGTACTTGTTGGAAGAATTACTAGATACTCCACTGGAACAGATCAGCAAACTGCAAACTGGCCCGCAGGGGACGCCGCAGTGTATCTTTCACACGCCAGGTTCGCGTAGCGCCCGTTAAGGTGAACGGCGCACCAGGTAACACAAAAGGGTTCACACAACCACTAAAGTGGTTGTGTGAACCCTAAAGGTGCTGCGATCACGCGCGGTTACGGGAACAGTTTGAGATTGATCCCTACGCCGCTGCTACCGCCACCCACGCCCACTTCCACCAGATTGAGCAGGTTGAGGTTGGCCGGTTCACTGGTGGGCAAGACCACCGGCAGAGTCACATCCAATTGCACCCCTTGCTGGCTGCCGACGCCCACTTGCACGCCGGTATCCAGCGGAGGGACTTGCACATCCAGGCCGAGCAGGTCCTCACTGGCCGGGCTGCCCTGCAACACGCCCAGGTCTACGCAGGCAGCGCTGGTGCACTCGCCTGCCCCGGTCTGCCCGGGCGCACTGGTGGGTTGCGGAGTGCCGCCCAGATTCAGGTCTAGGCCCAGCAGCCCGTTGAGGCTGTCGGTAGTGCTCTGGCCCAGTTTGCCCAGGCTCAGGTTCAGCGGAGCAAGCCCGGCGACATTGGATTTCAGATCCAGGCACAGCAAATTCAACAAACAGGTGCTCGTAGCTCCGGAATCGTTGCCCCCATTCCCGTTGCCGTTCCCATTGCCGTTGCCACTGCCGCCATTGTTGTTTGGCGGGGTGTTGGGCGGCACAGGGGGTTCATCCGGCACCACAGGATTGGTGTAGATGATCGAGGTGGGGCCGGATGTGGTGAAGCTGGTGTTGCCCGCGTTGGGGCCAAAGGAGAGGTCGAAGTAAGGTGAAGTAATGTTCATCCCCAGAGCGTAGGCGCTTCCCAAACACATGGCCGGTATGAGAAGCAGTGCTACGCCCAAGGCGGCTAAGCGCCCAAAGGTTCCTTGCTGCATATATCCTCCTAACGTGCATTGTCGGCTGCAGCGATGGCCCAATCAGTGTAGCCAAAAAAGATCCCGGTGTGCTTCACAGCTTTGCAAATAAGCATTTGTAGCGCCTGGGGCGCCGTGCAGCACCCGGTGAATTTAGCCCGCACTCACGCGGGGCACGCGGCCCAGGTGGTAGCATGGAGCCTGCATTGCCACTATGCCCACCCTGCTTCGCTGCCTGGCAGCCCTCTCCTTGCTACTGATCAGTGCCGCCCCCGGGGCCCAACAGGCACCCGCACCCCTGGCCCAAAGCTCCCCCGGGGAAGTGGTGGCCTTGATCAATGCCTACCGTGCCGAATACGGCCTGCCGGCCTATAGTGAGCACGGATTGCTCTCCCAATTGGCTCAGGGCCAGGCCGATTACCTGGCCTCAACCAGTGGCGCCACCGGCGGCGATATCCACACCGGGCCGGGCGGCACACGGCCACGCGATCGTGCCATCGCAGCCGGGTATGGCGGCGGGGCCACCATCTTCGTCTCAGAGATTGCCAAATACGGCATGGGCGAAACGGCCCAAAGTGCCATCGGCTGGTGGAAGGGTTCGCAGGTGCACAATGACACCATGCTGGCCTCGACCTATGTCGAGATCGGCTGTGGCGTGGCCAACGATGGCACCACGCGCTATTACTTTGTATGCGTCACTGGCTATAGCGTGGGCGGCAGCAGTGCGGGCACCGGCAGCACGCCAGCCAGCGGGCAAACCAGCCAACAGCCCGCCGCGCAAGTAATAATCCCGGTGACCAAGGCCGAGCCGCAACCCGACGGCTCGATCCGCCACATTGTGCGCACGGGGCAAACGCTATGGACGCTGGCGGCGGTGTATGAAGTACCGCTGCAGCAGATCCTCGATTTGAACGGCTTCGCCGAATGGGCGGTGGTGCACCCAGGCGATGAAGTCATCGTGGCGCCGCCAGGCAGCGCGGCCACTTCGGCCCCCACGCAAGATACCAATAGCACGCCCACGGCCAGCAGCACGCCAGCCGCCACGCGCACGCCGGCGCAAAGCCCCAGCGCGGCCGCCGATGTAGATGCCACGGTGCAAGCCGCGCTGGCCGAAGCGCAGCAGGTGGTGGCGCAGCAAAACGCGCAAAACCAAAGCAACAGCAGCTTGCAACTGGTGGTGGGCATCGCGCTGATCTGCATTTTGACAGTCATCGTGGCCAGCTTCTTTATCCAGCGCCCCCCACAAGACAAAGGCCACGACGAGAACGATCCTTTCGCGCCGCTCAGTTAATTTGGCAGGCAATTGCGCAATTTTGCCTGGGTAGCGGCCCGATTGAGTGCATACTGATAGAATCCCAGCTTCGTATGCAGCCATCTGAGGCCACACCCACCACCCGCCGCGCCGCCTTTTGGGCCGGCGCCAAAGACACCTTTCCGCTGCTGGTCGGCGCCCTGCCCTTTGGCCTGATCTACGGCGCGCTGGGGGTGGCCAGCGGGCTGAGCGCCTGGGCCACCGCGGCGATGTCGCTGATGGTCTTCGCCGGCTCGGCTCAATTTATCGCGGTGAGCCTGGTAGCCGCGCACACCCCGGTGATCGTGATCGCCCTGACCACCCTGGTGGTCAATGCACGCCACGCGCTGTACGCTGCCACCCTGGCGCCACAGCTCAAAGGGCTGAGCAGCCGCTGGCTGACCCCGCTAGGCTTCTGGCTTACCGATGAATCCTTCGTGGTGGCGGTAAAAGGGTTTGCCGAACGCCCACAACTAGAAGACCGCAAGTGGTATCTGCTGGGCAGTGAGCTGGCCATGTACTTGAATTGGTTTGCCGCCACCTGGCTGGGCATCCGCGCTGGCCAGGCGATTGAAGACCCGGCCAGTTGGGGTATGGATTTTGCCCTGGTGGTGACCTTCATCGGCATGTTGGTGCCGATGCTCAAGGGCAAGCCGGAGTTGCTGGCTGTGCTGGTGGCCGGCACCACTGCGGTGCTAGCCAACGGGCTGCCCCACCGCGCCGGGTTGCTGTTGGCGGCGGTGCTGGGTATCCTTACCGGCTTGCTGGCCGAGCAGCACTGGCCGCGCCCCACGGAGCCGGTGCATGAATGAGCTGTGGTTGCTACTGGGCATGGCCGCCGCCACGATGGCCACGCGCATTCCGGTGCTGATCGCGCTCAGCCGCCGCAACCTGCCGCCCAACGTGGCCCGCGCCTTGCGCTATGTGCCACCCACCGTGCTGGCGGCGATCATCGTTCCGATCGCGGTGCTGCGCGAGGGGCGCCTGGCGCTGGCAGCGGATAATGCCACCCTGGCCGCCAGCCTGATCGCCGTCGTGATCTCATGGCGCACCAAGAATTTGCTGGTTACTATTCTGCTAGGCATGGCCGCCTTTTTGTTGTGGCGCGCATTCATCTAGCAGCACACGCCGCAGCAGAACATAAAGCAAACCCCAACAGATACAAATTTCATACACGTGGAGGTTGGTGATGTCAGAGCAACCCAAGCCCGAGGATCTGCAGCACATCAAGCGACGTTTGAGCCAACTGGGCAAGAGCGAGCAATATGTGCTGGAACAAGCCGCCCGGCGTTTGCACGTGAGCCGTAACATCAATCGTGACCTGCAAACCCAGGTGACGCTGGGCCAGCGCGTGGCCGATAAAATTGCCGCGTTTGGCGGTTCGTGGCCGTTCGTGATCGGCTTCTTCGTTCTGCTGGTGCTATGGATCGCGCTGAATGGCTTCGTGCTGGCCCAGCGCGGCAGCGCCTTCGATCCTTACCCGTTTATTCTGCTCAACCTGTTCCTCTCGTCCCTGGCTGCCTTTCAAGCTCCGATCATTCTGATGTCGCAGAACCGCCAGGCGGCGCGTGATCGCTTCACCGCCGAGCATGACTACCAGGTGAATCTGAAAGCCGAGCTGGAGATCCTTGAGCTGCACGAAAAGATCGATCAGCTGCGCAGCGAACAATGGCAGGCGCTAATCCAGTTTCAGGAAGAGCAGCTAGCGCTGCTACGCCAACTGGCGCAACAGCACTCGGCCAGCTAGCTATTCGCTAGCTGGCGCGCTGAGGGCGTAGACCACCCCCAGCGCATCGCTGAACACCGGCGTCAGCCAACCGCGCCCGGCGAATTCATCGGGCGGCACCAGGCCATACTTATAGTCAAGACTGCCCAGGAACCACACCATGTACCCTTGGCGGCCCAAGGGCC
The DNA window shown above is from Anaerolineales bacterium and carries:
- a CDS encoding AzlD domain-containing protein, yielding MNELWLLLGMAAATMATRIPVLIALSRRNLPPNVARALRYVPPTVLAAIIVPIAVLREGRLALAADNATLAASLIAVVISWRTKNLLVTILLGMAAFLLWRAFI
- a CDS encoding DUF1003 domain-containing protein; this encodes MSEQPKPEDLQHIKRRLSQLGKSEQYVLEQAARRLHVSRNINRDLQTQVTLGQRVADKIAAFGGSWPFVIGFFVLLVLWIALNGFVLAQRGSAFDPYPFILLNLFLSSLAAFQAPIILMSQNRQAARDRFTAEHDYQVNLKAELEILELHEKIDQLRSEQWQALIQFQEEQLALLRQLAQQHSAS
- a CDS encoding LysM peptidoglycan-binding domain-containing protein; the protein is MPTLLRCLAALSLLLISAAPGAQQAPAPLAQSSPGEVVALINAYRAEYGLPAYSEHGLLSQLAQGQADYLASTSGATGGDIHTGPGGTRPRDRAIAAGYGGGATIFVSEIAKYGMGETAQSAIGWWKGSQVHNDTMLASTYVEIGCGVANDGTTRYYFVCVTGYSVGGSSAGTGSTPASGQTSQQPAAQVIIPVTKAEPQPDGSIRHIVRTGQTLWTLAAVYEVPLQQILDLNGFAEWAVVHPGDEVIVAPPGSAATSAPTQDTNSTPTASSTPAATRTPAQSPSAAADVDATVQAALAEAQQVVAQQNAQNQSNSSLQLVVGIALICILTVIVASFFIQRPPQDKGHDENDPFAPLS
- a CDS encoding AzlC family ABC transporter permease, with amino-acid sequence MQPSEATPTTRRAAFWAGAKDTFPLLVGALPFGLIYGALGVASGLSAWATAAMSLMVFAGSAQFIAVSLVAAHTPVIVIALTTLVVNARHALYAATLAPQLKGLSSRWLTPLGFWLTDESFVVAVKGFAERPQLEDRKWYLLGSELAMYLNWFAATWLGIRAGQAIEDPASWGMDFALVVTFIGMLVPMLKGKPELLAVLVAGTTAVLANGLPHRAGLLLAAVLGILTGLLAEQHWPRPTEPVHE